The genomic interval ACTATAGGGATTTAAAATCGTTAGCGTTTTGTATTTAAATTGTAAGGCATTACATGGTATTTATGTTTAGGATTTATTCATTTTTATTTTTAATTGTTTTCGATTTTCAAATCCTATATTGTCAAAAGGAAAGTATCACACTGGATTCTTGTTTGATTTGGGCTCAAAACAATTATCCTATGATTAAACAATTAGACCTTGTAAAAAGTACGGAATCATTTTCATTATCCAACATTGCTACTGCCTGGTTCCCTCAAATTAATGTTACCGGACAAGCGAGTTATCAATCAGATGTCACAGGTTTTAAAATAGCGATTCCAGGTATAAACTTACCGGAACCTCCTTCCAAAGAGCAGTATAAATTTTATGCAGATTTTGGACAGCTTGTGTATGCTGGAGGCAGTATTATTGCACAAAAAAATTTAGTCCGGTCAAACACAAAACTGGAAATTCTTAAACTGGAAGTTGAATTTTATAAAATTAACGATCGAATACTTCAACTCTATTTTGGGAGTATCTTGATTCAGGAGCAGCTGCAGATTGTAGATCTAATAGACAAGGATTTGATTGCCCAAATTAAAAAAGCAGAAGCTGCATTGGAATCTCAAATTATAGCTTCAAGTACGCTGTATCAGCTGCAAGCAGAGTCTATCAAAGCAAGACAAAAGCGTATCGAATTGGAGTCCCAGCAAAATCAAATGCTAAAATTGTTAGGCCAATTTATTAATAAAGAGCTTCCAATCAATACGGCATTCATTGTGCCAAAAGAGCGGAGTTTAAGGCAAAAAATTGACCGATCAGAATTATGGTTAAGTGACCAACAAGTTGTATTTGTTGAAAACCAATGGAGGCTTAGTCGATCAAAAGTAATCCCGAAATTGAGTTTATTTGGACAAATAGGATATGCTAATCCTGCATTGAATTTTCTTAAAAATGAGTTTCAAGCATATTATGTTGCAGGCATCCGATTGAATTGGAATTTTTCATCATTGTATAGTTTTAAAAATGACTATCAAATCTCAATTCTAAATAAAAATATTGCAGCTTTACAAAAAGAAACGTTTCTTTTTAATACCCGATTAAATTTATTGCAGCAAGAAGAAGAAATTCATAAATTCGAAATACTTTTAAAGTCAGATTTGGAATTAGTAGAACTGAGAACTAAAATTAAAGTTGCTGCTAAAGTTCAATGGGAGAGTGGAGT from Saprospiraceae bacterium carries:
- a CDS encoding TolC family protein, which codes for MIKQLDLVKSTESFSLSNIATAWFPQINVTGQASYQSDVTGFKIAIPGINLPEPPSKEQYKFYADFGQLVYAGGSIIAQKNLVRSNTKLEILKLEVEFYKINDRILQLYFGSILIQEQLQIVDLIDKDLIAQIKKAEAALESQIIASSTLYQLQAESIKARQKRIELESQQNQMLKLLGQFINKELPINTAFIVPKERSLRQKIDRSELWLSDQQVVFVENQWRLSRSKVIPKLSLFGQIGYANPALNFLKNEFQAYYVAGIRLNWNFSSLYSFKNDYQISILNKNIAALQKETFLFNTRLNLLQQEEEIHKFEILLKSDLELVELRTKIKVAAKVQWESGVITVSDYIRELNAEEQARTNQTVHQIQFLQAQYLHYYHSGIKL